A genomic segment from Lasioglossum baleicum chromosome 5, iyLasBale1, whole genome shotgun sequence encodes:
- the LOC143209000 gene encoding exosome complex component RRP43 has translation MYIKYICRTKECVAVCIQCVKQWEIRIMDTQYKTIHPVKYLQDHLAQDVRPDGRQFLSFRPISINISSITHADSSSIFKIGNTTVVCGVKAELAIPKTESPDCGYIVPNVELSPLCSPKFRPGPPSDQAQIISKTIENILKNSEAIDLKDLCICKGKLVWVLYCDLLCINYDGSVIDASIGALTSALNTLKLPETEYNVATGNISVHPMNKIQFPVKSLPVSVTFAIFDKCVYNILKYKLIYSLQLI, from the exons atgtatataaagtaTATATGTAGAACCAAAGAGTGTGTAGCAGTGTGTATTCAGTGTGTAAAACAGTGGGAAATTCGTATTATGGATacacaatacaa GACCATTCACCCGGTGAAATATCTACAAGACCATTTG gcACAAGATGTTCGTCCCGATGGTAGACAATTTCTATCTTTTCGTCCGATAAGCATAAACATATCATCGATTACTCATGCTGATAGTTcgtcaatatttaaaattggcAATACAACAGTTGTTTGCGGTGTTAAAGCT GAACTAGCGATACCAAAAACAGAATCTCCTGATTGTGGGTATATTGTACCAAACGTTGAACTTTCTCCATTATGTTCACCAAAATTTCGACCTGGTCCACCAAGCGATCAAGCACAAATTATTTCAAAAAcaatagaaaatatattaaaaaattcagaaGCTATAGATTTAAAAGATCTATGCATTTGCAAAGGTAAACTAGTATGGGTGCTATACTGTGATCTATTATGTATTAATTACGATGGTTCTGTAATCGATGCTAGTATCGGAGCATTAACTAGCGCACTCAACACAT TGAAGCTGCCTGAAACAGAATACAACGTGGCAACTGGAAATATTTCTGTACATCCTATGAATAAGATACAGTTTCCAGTTAAATCTCTGCCAGTTTCTGTAACATTTGCTATATTCGATAAGTGTGTTTAcaatattttgaaatataaattaatttattctttGCAACTTATATGa
- the LOC143209004 gene encoding uncharacterized protein LOC143209004 has protein sequence MASTSKKQAVITVKKKGPPKLDLTAEQKSDIKEAFDLFDPDGTGRIATKELKVAIRALGFEPKKEEMKKLIADVDPDGLGTLSFEEFLNLMSIKMLEKDTKDEVLKAFRLFDDDNTGKITFKNLKRVARELGENLTDEELQEMIDEADKDGDGEISQEEFLRIMKKTSLY, from the exons ATG GCTTCTACGTCTAAAAAGCAAGCAGTCATTACTGTTAAAAAAAAGGGGCCCCCAAAGTTAGATTTGACAGCAGAACAAAAAAGTGATATAAAAGAAGCTTTCGATCTATTTGATCCAGATGGTACTGGAAGAATCGCTACCAAAGAACTTAAAGTAGCCATTAGGGCTCTCGGATTCGAGCCTAAAAAGGAAGAAATGAAAAAACTAATAGCCGACGTTGATCCAGATGGTCTTGGCACATTGTCATTCGAAGAGTTTTTGAACTTAATGTCTATAAAAATGCTAGAAAAGGATACAAAAGATGAAGTTTTGAAAGCATTTCGATTGTTCGACGATGATAACACAGGAAAAATAACGTTCAAGAATTTGAAAAGAGTTGCTCGAGAATTAGGTGAAAATCTGACAGATGAAGAGTTGCAAGAAATGATAGATGAAGCAGACAAAGATGGGGACGGAGAAATTTCTCAAGAAGAATTTCTGCGGATTATGAAAAAAACGAGTTTGTACTAA